In Apis cerana isolate GH-2021 linkage group LG6, AcerK_1.0, whole genome shotgun sequence, the following are encoded in one genomic region:
- the LOC107998269 gene encoding modular serine protease isoform X1, translated as MKNTIITIILITKYSLIKYGYAQCGIDKFKCKDGQCIASELLCDGQANCKDESDETYTECNKPEMATCPDYAFRCSYGACIDGDAICNGIKDCIDNSDETLPNCINNSFNTSCAKDQFKCNNRQCIAKSNLCDGIADCTDNSDETIIQCSSINCPKFFFRCDYGACIDGDLKCNGIKNCADGSDEYSRQCKETTTSGLIPILTTSPSSITINSKSCLVPPQPINGYWKLHKSQCCTKQDGYQCENCDVKQGTWLESGAYLVYTCHSGYKLNNSAIAFCSQGEWLTIPACIEIRCTKLQSSSMFADCEYNDRSVSCFVPALPQTIARLTCSPGYREDTRLTSSSRVRCNNNGQWEPEPIRCIPACGISIPSSKTLIVNGTQPQITEFPWHASLYVTKNSTASKEFICGATIIHESLLITAAHCVYDDDNKKFYDASNYDIITGNIFREYDNPFHDTKIVKKAKVKNIYNVCTYLGFEGNYAADIAILEITEPFIFSSFLVPICLDILNDQIYLGTGILGKVAGFGRTALNPFSQILQTIRLPYVPLHQCESTTNDSTKYVLAYDKFCAGYANGSSVCDGDSGGGLVFEKRGQWYLKGIVSLSVGTKIVGGSRICDSYSYTLFTQISCHISWIQDIIVKLETHKTMPSCAKRYT; from the exons atgaaaaatacaataattacaatcattttaataactaaatata gttTGATAAAGTATGGATATGCACAATGTGG aaTAGACAAATTCAAATGTAAAGATGGACAATGTATAGCAAGTGAATTATTATGTGATGGACAGGCAAATTGTAAAGATGAATCTGATGAAACATATACAGAGTGTAATAAACCAGAAATGGCTACATGTCCAGATTATGCATTTCGTTGTTCATATGGTGCATGTATAGATGGAGATGCAATTTGCAATGGAATAAAAGACTGTATTGACAATAGTGATGAAACATTACCTAACTGTATAAACAATTCATTCAATACATCATGTGCAAAAGatcaatttaaatgtaataatcgaCAATGTATTGCTAAAAGTAATTTATGTGATGGCATAGCAGATTGTACAGATAATTCTGATGAAACAATTATTCAATGTAGTTCAATCAA ctgtcctaaattcttttttcgttgtGATTATGGTGCCTGCATTGATGGTGATTTAAAATgcaatggaattaaaaattgtgcaGATGGTTCAGATGAATATTCTAGACAATGCAAAGAAACAACTACATCAGGGTTAATTCCTATTTTAACAACTTCCCCATCTTCTATTACAATTAACTCTAAATCTTGTCTTGTACCACCACAACCAATAAATGGTTATTGGAAATTACACAAGTCACAATGTTGTACTAAACAAGATGGTTATCAATGTGAGAATTGTGATGTTAAACAAGGTACATGGTTAGAATCAGGTGCATATTTAGTATATACATGCCATTCtggttataaattaaacaattctgCTATTGCATTTTGTAGTCAAGGTGAATGGTTAACTATTCCAGCTTGTATag aaaTACGTTGTACAAAATTACAATCATCTTCTATGTTTGCTGATTGTGAATATAATGATAGATCAGTGTCATGTTTTGTTCCTGCTTTACCTCAAACAATAGCAAGATTAACATGTTCTCCTGGTTATCGTGAAGATACAAGACTGACATCATCTTCAAGGGTtagatgtaataataatggtCAATGGGAACCAGAACCAATACGATGCATTCCAG CATGTGGTATTTCGATTCCATCATCTAAAACACTTATTGTAAATGGAACTCAACCACAAATTACCGAATTTCCATGGCATGCTTCACTCTATGTAACAAAGAATTCTACTGCatcaaaagaatttatatgtgGTGCAACTATTATACATGAAAGTCTTCTAATTACAGCAGCACATTGTGtttatgatgatgataataaaaaattttatgatgctTCAAACTATGATATAATTACAGGcaatatttttagagaataTGATAATCCTTTTCATGAtacaaaaatagtaaaaaaagcaaag gtgaaaaatatatacaatgtttgCACTTATCTTGGATTTGAAGGAAATTATGCTGCAGACATAGCTATATTGGAAATTACAGaaccatttatattttcatctttcttaGTTCCTATATGTTTAGATATTTTGAATGATCAGATTTATTTAGGAACAGGAATTTTAGGAAAAGTTGCAGGATTTGGAAGAACTGCTTTAAATCCATTTAGTCAAATTTTACAGACAATTAGATTGCCATATGTTCCTCTTCATCAATGCGAATCAACTACTAATGATTCAACAAAATATGTTCTagcatatgataaattttgcgCAGGTTATGCAAATG gTTCTTCCGTTTGTGATGGTGATAGCGGTGGCGGATTAGTCTTTGAAAAACGTGGTCAGTGGTATTTAAAAGGCATTGTTAGTCTTAGTGTTGGTACAAAAATAGTGGGAGGAAGTAGGATTTGTGATAGCTAttcttatactttatttacTCAAATTTCTTGTCATATATCATGGATTCAAgacattattgtaaaattagaaACACATAAAACAATGCCTTCATGTGCCAAAAGATAtacataa
- the LOC107998269 gene encoding modular serine protease isoform X2, whose amino-acid sequence MATCPDYAFRCSYGACIDGDAICNGIKDCIDNSDETLPNCINNSFNTSCAKDQFKCNNRQCIAKSNLCDGIADCTDNSDETIIQCSSINCPKFFFRCDYGACIDGDLKCNGIKNCADGSDEYSRQCKETTTSGLIPILTTSPSSITINSKSCLVPPQPINGYWKLHKSQCCTKQDGYQCENCDVKQGTWLESGAYLVYTCHSGYKLNNSAIAFCSQGEWLTIPACIEIRCTKLQSSSMFADCEYNDRSVSCFVPALPQTIARLTCSPGYREDTRLTSSSRVRCNNNGQWEPEPIRCIPACGISIPSSKTLIVNGTQPQITEFPWHASLYVTKNSTASKEFICGATIIHESLLITAAHCVYDDDNKKFYDASNYDIITGNIFREYDNPFHDTKIVKKAKVKNIYNVCTYLGFEGNYAADIAILEITEPFIFSSFLVPICLDILNDQIYLGTGILGKVAGFGRTALNPFSQILQTIRLPYVPLHQCESTTNDSTKYVLAYDKFCAGYANGSSVCDGDSGGGLVFEKRGQWYLKGIVSLSVGTKIVGGSRICDSYSYTLFTQISCHISWIQDIIVKLETHKTMPSCAKRYT is encoded by the exons ATGGCTACATGTCCAGATTATGCATTTCGTTGTTCATATGGTGCATGTATAGATGGAGATGCAATTTGCAATGGAATAAAAGACTGTATTGACAATAGTGATGAAACATTACCTAACTGTATAAACAATTCATTCAATACATCATGTGCAAAAGatcaatttaaatgtaataatcgaCAATGTATTGCTAAAAGTAATTTATGTGATGGCATAGCAGATTGTACAGATAATTCTGATGAAACAATTATTCAATGTAGTTCAATCAA ctgtcctaaattcttttttcgttgtGATTATGGTGCCTGCATTGATGGTGATTTAAAATgcaatggaattaaaaattgtgcaGATGGTTCAGATGAATATTCTAGACAATGCAAAGAAACAACTACATCAGGGTTAATTCCTATTTTAACAACTTCCCCATCTTCTATTACAATTAACTCTAAATCTTGTCTTGTACCACCACAACCAATAAATGGTTATTGGAAATTACACAAGTCACAATGTTGTACTAAACAAGATGGTTATCAATGTGAGAATTGTGATGTTAAACAAGGTACATGGTTAGAATCAGGTGCATATTTAGTATATACATGCCATTCtggttataaattaaacaattctgCTATTGCATTTTGTAGTCAAGGTGAATGGTTAACTATTCCAGCTTGTATag aaaTACGTTGTACAAAATTACAATCATCTTCTATGTTTGCTGATTGTGAATATAATGATAGATCAGTGTCATGTTTTGTTCCTGCTTTACCTCAAACAATAGCAAGATTAACATGTTCTCCTGGTTATCGTGAAGATACAAGACTGACATCATCTTCAAGGGTtagatgtaataataatggtCAATGGGAACCAGAACCAATACGATGCATTCCAG CATGTGGTATTTCGATTCCATCATCTAAAACACTTATTGTAAATGGAACTCAACCACAAATTACCGAATTTCCATGGCATGCTTCACTCTATGTAACAAAGAATTCTACTGCatcaaaagaatttatatgtgGTGCAACTATTATACATGAAAGTCTTCTAATTACAGCAGCACATTGTGtttatgatgatgataataaaaaattttatgatgctTCAAACTATGATATAATTACAGGcaatatttttagagaataTGATAATCCTTTTCATGAtacaaaaatagtaaaaaaagcaaag gtgaaaaatatatacaatgtttgCACTTATCTTGGATTTGAAGGAAATTATGCTGCAGACATAGCTATATTGGAAATTACAGaaccatttatattttcatctttcttaGTTCCTATATGTTTAGATATTTTGAATGATCAGATTTATTTAGGAACAGGAATTTTAGGAAAAGTTGCAGGATTTGGAAGAACTGCTTTAAATCCATTTAGTCAAATTTTACAGACAATTAGATTGCCATATGTTCCTCTTCATCAATGCGAATCAACTACTAATGATTCAACAAAATATGTTCTagcatatgataaattttgcgCAGGTTATGCAAATG gTTCTTCCGTTTGTGATGGTGATAGCGGTGGCGGATTAGTCTTTGAAAAACGTGGTCAGTGGTATTTAAAAGGCATTGTTAGTCTTAGTGTTGGTACAAAAATAGTGGGAGGAAGTAGGATTTGTGATAGCTAttcttatactttatttacTCAAATTTCTTGTCATATATCATGGATTCAAgacattattgtaaaattagaaACACATAAAACAATGCCTTCATGTGCCAAAAGATAtacataa
- the LOC133666226 gene encoding pseudouridylate synthase 1 homolog isoform X1 — MFYIRRYNKNNLTFFRFIRFQYDNIFYKNMSIETNKQNENVEETNKRQIIDESSEIVAKAPKLDIAEKKNNIKRKKFVIVLGYLGRNYSGMQINRGTKTIEESLLSALLKADFITKNQFEDLREIKFQRAARTDKGVSAVRQIVSLQLPNHVNKEDINKHLPKDIKVFDIKRVTRNFNSKNKCDARTYRYVLPTFALASEDPSFLQMDKEEEIDEEKRLEKLSMIDGKPYNEFRLTSDMLDKLNEILKLFEGTHNFHNFTSKIRPMDPRAKRYIVYFRCIETFISNNMEFAVLEVQGQSFMLHQIRKMISLIIGICRNIITIDFVKDAFSLEKVDIPIAPGLGLSLHFVHYTYYNERFGKDGFHEMLDWNGCNEEIEKFYKEYILKYIVDTEISDKIILYWLASFLTPKRFAFKEL, encoded by the exons atgttttacattagaagatataataaaaataatttaacttttttccgTTTTATAAGATTTCAATACG acaatattttttataaaaatatgtcaatAGAAACCAATAAACAAAATGAGAATGttgaagaaacaaataaaagacaAATTATTGATGAAAGTTCTGAAATTGTAGCAAAAGCACCAAAGTTAGATAtagcagaaaagaaaaataatattaaaagaaaaaagtttgtgATAGTATTAGGTTATCTTGGTAGAAATTATTCTGGTATGCAAATTAATCGTGGTACAAAAACTATTGAAGAAAGTTTATTATCTGCTTTGTTAAAAGCagattttattacaaagaatcaatttgaagacttaagagaaattaaatttcaaagagcTGCCCGTACAGATAAAGGTGTATCAGCAGTTAGACAAATTGTTTCTTTACAGTTGc CTAATCATGTAAATAAAGAAGACATAAATAAACATCTTCCAAAGGATATCAAAGTATTTGATATAAAGAGAGtaacaagaaattttaatagcaAAAATAAATGTGATGCAAGAACATATAGATATGTTCTTCCTACATTTGCTTTGGCTTCGGAAGATCCAAGTTTCTTACAAATggacaaagaagaagaaatagatgAAGAGAAACGACTTGAAAAACTTTCTATGATAGATGGAAAACCATATAATGAATTTCGATTAACTTCAGATATGCTTGAtaagttaaatgaaattttaaaattatttgaggGTACACATAATTTCCACAATTTTACATCAAAAat aagacCAATGGATCCAAGAGCCAAAcgttatatagtttattttcgttgtattgaaacatttatttcaaataatatggaATTTGCAGTATTAGAAGTGCAAGGACAAAGTTTTATGTTAcatcaaattagaaaaatgatatctttaataatagggatttgtagaaatattataacaatcgATTTTGTCAAAGATgcattttcattagaaaaagtTGACATTCCTATTGCACCAGGTTTAGGACTGAGTTTACATTTT gtacattatacatattataatgaaagatTTGGAAAAGATGGATTTCATGAAATGTTAGATTGGAATGGATGtaatgaagaaattgaaaaattttataaagaatatattttaaaatatatagtagatACAGAAATATCAGATAAAAT aatattatattggtTGGCATCATTTCTGACACCAAAAAGATTTGCATTTAAAGAACTATAA
- the LOC133666226 gene encoding pseudouridylate synthase 1 homolog isoform X2 — MSIETNKQNENVEETNKRQIIDESSEIVAKAPKLDIAEKKNNIKRKKFVIVLGYLGRNYSGMQINRGTKTIEESLLSALLKADFITKNQFEDLREIKFQRAARTDKGVSAVRQIVSLQLPNHVNKEDINKHLPKDIKVFDIKRVTRNFNSKNKCDARTYRYVLPTFALASEDPSFLQMDKEEEIDEEKRLEKLSMIDGKPYNEFRLTSDMLDKLNEILKLFEGTHNFHNFTSKIRPMDPRAKRYIVYFRCIETFISNNMEFAVLEVQGQSFMLHQIRKMISLIIGICRNIITIDFVKDAFSLEKVDIPIAPGLGLSLHFVHYTYYNERFGKDGFHEMLDWNGCNEEIEKFYKEYILKYIVDTEISDKIILYWLASFLTPKRFAFKEL; from the exons atgtcaatAGAAACCAATAAACAAAATGAGAATGttgaagaaacaaataaaagacaAATTATTGATGAAAGTTCTGAAATTGTAGCAAAAGCACCAAAGTTAGATAtagcagaaaagaaaaataatattaaaagaaaaaagtttgtgATAGTATTAGGTTATCTTGGTAGAAATTATTCTGGTATGCAAATTAATCGTGGTACAAAAACTATTGAAGAAAGTTTATTATCTGCTTTGTTAAAAGCagattttattacaaagaatcaatttgaagacttaagagaaattaaatttcaaagagcTGCCCGTACAGATAAAGGTGTATCAGCAGTTAGACAAATTGTTTCTTTACAGTTGc CTAATCATGTAAATAAAGAAGACATAAATAAACATCTTCCAAAGGATATCAAAGTATTTGATATAAAGAGAGtaacaagaaattttaatagcaAAAATAAATGTGATGCAAGAACATATAGATATGTTCTTCCTACATTTGCTTTGGCTTCGGAAGATCCAAGTTTCTTACAAATggacaaagaagaagaaatagatgAAGAGAAACGACTTGAAAAACTTTCTATGATAGATGGAAAACCATATAATGAATTTCGATTAACTTCAGATATGCTTGAtaagttaaatgaaattttaaaattatttgaggGTACACATAATTTCCACAATTTTACATCAAAAat aagacCAATGGATCCAAGAGCCAAAcgttatatagtttattttcgttgtattgaaacatttatttcaaataatatggaATTTGCAGTATTAGAAGTGCAAGGACAAAGTTTTATGTTAcatcaaattagaaaaatgatatctttaataatagggatttgtagaaatattataacaatcgATTTTGTCAAAGATgcattttcattagaaaaagtTGACATTCCTATTGCACCAGGTTTAGGACTGAGTTTACATTTT gtacattatacatattataatgaaagatTTGGAAAAGATGGATTTCATGAAATGTTAGATTGGAATGGATGtaatgaagaaattgaaaaattttataaagaatatattttaaaatatatagtagatACAGAAATATCAGATAAAAT aatattatattggtTGGCATCATTTCTGACACCAAAAAGATTTGCATTTAAAGAACTATAA
- the LOC107998290 gene encoding cyclin-dependent kinase 7 → MTEKLRRYEKIDFLGEGQFATVYKAKDVETSKIVAVKKIKVGSRAEARDGINRTALREIKLLQELKHDNVIGLLDVFGHKSNVSLVFDFMDTDLEIIIKDSNIVLTAANIKAYMIQTLQGLDYLHYNWILHRDLKPNNLLVNAEGVLKIGDFGLAKFFGSPNRINTHQVVTRWYRAPELLYGARLYGTGIDMWAVGCILAELLLRVPFLPGESDLDQLTRIFQTLGTPTEETWPGMTELPDFIQFKPFPGTPLKHIFTAAGDDLLDLIASLLNVNPLERCTCDQALQMPYFSNKPAPTPGLRLPLPTSVKRQPEEKPSLKRKLLESMDGASLAKRLQF, encoded by the exons atgacagaaaaattacgaagatatgagaaaattgattttttaggAGAAGGACAG ttTGCGACTGTGTATAAGGCTAAAGATGTCGAAACGTCTAAGATTGTTGCTGTGAAAAAG attAAAGTTGGAAGTCGTGCAGAAGCTAGAGATGGTATAAATAGGACTGCATtacgagaaattaaattattacaagaaTTAAAACATGATAATGTGATAGGTTTATTAG atGTTTTTGGTCACAAGTCAAATGTTTCTTTAGTATTTGACTTTATGGATACAgatttggaaataataataaaagatagcAACATAGTATTAACAGCTGCAAACATTAAAGCATATATGATTCAAACTTTACAAGGTTtagattatttacattataattggATACTTCACAGGGATTTAAAACCAAATAATTTACTTGTTAATGCTGAGggtgttttaaaaattggtgATTTTGGTTTGGCTAAATTTTTTGGTTCACCTAATCGAATAAATACCCATCAAGTAGTAACAAGATGGTATAGAGCACCTGAATTATTATATGGTGCAAGATTATATGGAACTGGAATTGATATGTGGGCAGTTGGTTGTATATTAGCAGAACTTTTATTACGTGTACCATTTTTACCTGGAGAATCAGATTTGGATCAGCTTACTAGAATATTTCaa ACATTAGGAACTCCCACTGAAGAAACATGGCCAGGAATGACTGAATTACcagattttattcaatttaaacctTTTCCTGGTACAccattaaaacatatatttactgCAGCTGGTGATGATCTCTTAGATTTAATTGCTAGTTTGTTAAATGTAAATCCTTTGGAAAGGTGTACATGTGATCAAGCTCTCCAAATGCCATACTTTAGTAATAAGCCAGCACCAACTCCTGGACTTAGATTACCTCTTCCTACTTCTGTAAAACGTCAACCTGAAGAAAAACCTagtctaaaaagaaaattattggaatCAATGGATGGTGCTTCGCTTGCAAAaagattacaattttaa